One window of Pelmatolapia mariae isolate MD_Pm_ZW linkage group LG18, Pm_UMD_F_2, whole genome shotgun sequence genomic DNA carries:
- the LOC134617383 gene encoding ATP-sensitive inward rectifier potassium channel 10 — MTSATPPSSRSSSPHKVCHSQTQTDVLKPLLGGGISSGGGSLRKRRRVLSKDGRSNVRIEHVSGRSALYMRDLWTTFLDMQWRYKFFLFTATFAGTWFVFGVLWYLVALVHGDLLEFDPPSNHTPCVMQMQTLTGAFLFSLESQTTIGYGFRCITEECPAAIILLIVQLVITMLMEIFITGTFLAKVARPKKRGETVKFSQHAVVSAHEGRPCLMIRVANMRKSLLIGCQVTGKLLQTSLTKEGETVRLDQRNVPFQVDTSSDSPFLILPLTFYHVIDDNSPLRAWAAKGGGWTDPELADFELLVIMSATVEPTSATCQVRTSYLPDEILWGYEFPPVVSLSPSGKYVADFAFFDKVAKTKTTPIFKPSSPQHGYESNGGGTVPEATDPEKIRLEQSYREQRGEDRGRVRDAPLSVRISNV, encoded by the exons ATGACATCTGCCACACCTCCTTCCTCTCGTAGCTCCTCGCCACATAAAGTTTGccactcacagacacagacagatgtcTTAAAACCTTTACTTGGTGGTGGCATATCTAGTGGGGGAGGgtctctgaggaagaggagacgTGTCCTGTCCAAAGATGGGCGAAGCAACGTGCGCATCGAGCATGTCAGCGGACGGAGTGCTCTGTACATGCGTGACCTCTGGACAACATTTCTGGACATGCAGTGGCGCTACAAGTTCTTCCTGTTCACTGCCACTTTTGCAGGGACCTGGTTCGTGTTCGGGGTGCTGTGGTACCTGGTCGCACTGGTCCATGGAGACCTTCTTG AGTTTGACCCTCCATCAAACCACACGCCCTGTGTGATGCAGATGCAGACGCTTACGGGGGCTTTCCTCTTCTCCCTGGAGTCCCAAACAACCATTGGATACGGTTTTCGCTGCATCACTGAGGAATGTCCAGCTGCCATAATCCTTCTCATAGTTCAACTGGTTATCACCATGCTCATGGAAATCTTCATCACTGGTACCTTTCTGGCCAAG GTTGCCCGGCCAAAGAAGCGTGGTGAGACAGTGAAGTTTAGCCAACATGCTGTGGTGTCCGCCCACGAGGGCCGACCCTGCCTCATGATCCGGGTGGCCAACATGCGCAAAAGTCTCCTGATTGGGTGTCAG GTGACTGGAAAACTGCTCCAGACGTCTCTGACCAAGGAAGGGGAGACGGTTCGTCTGGATCAGAGAAATGTTCCCTTTCAAGTGGACACTTCCAGTGACAGCCCCTTCCTCATCCTGCCCCTTACCTTCTACCATGTCATCGATGACAACAGTCCCTTGAGAGCCTGGGCAGCCAAGG GTGGTGGCTGGACTGACCCAGAATTGGCTGACTTTGAGTTGCTGGTGATCATGAGTGCCACCGTGGAGCCAACCTCTGCCACCTGCCAGGTTCGCACCTCCTACCTGCCAGATGAGATCCTCTGGGGCTACGAGTTTCCCCCTGTAGTTTCCCTGTCTCCCTCAGGGAAATATGTAGCGGACTTTGCCTTCTTTGACAAAGTGGCCAAAACCAAGACCACTCCCATTTTTAAGCCATCCAGCCCCCAGCACGGGTACGAGAGCAATGGAGGGGGGACTGTACCTGAGGCGACTGATCCAGAGAAGATTCGTCTGGAGCAGAGCTACAGGGAGCAACGAGGAGAGGACCGAGGTCGGGTCAGGGACGCTCCTCTGAGTGTTCGCATCAGCAACGTGTGA